A genomic segment from Myxococcota bacterium encodes:
- a CDS encoding glycosyltransferase, with product MSARARVSVAMATCNGARFVDAQLASLAAQSRPPDELVVCDDASEDDTLERVRAFAARAPFAVRVEPAAARLGTTRNFERAVALCTGDVVFLADQDDVWREAKVERMAGLLEARAEAGAVLCNGRVVDAAGAPLGYDLWRALDFDAREQAAVAAGRAHEVFARHVVAAGTTFAFRRRYAPLVLPFPDLRSAHDAWVAFLVAAVAEFALLPEPLIDYRLHDANQLGLRRMGLREQVAAARRQVATRAFDYAARFFEEAGERLRSPAADGLAVRRGVLETVDEKALHSRVRDALPAGLLARLPAVVAEARSGRYERYALGWKSVAQDLFLR from the coding sequence GTGAGCGCGCGCGCGCGCGTCTCGGTCGCGATGGCCACCTGCAACGGCGCGCGCTTCGTCGACGCGCAGCTCGCGAGCCTGGCCGCGCAGTCGCGCCCACCGGACGAGCTCGTCGTGTGCGACGACGCGTCCGAGGACGACACGCTCGAGCGCGTGCGCGCGTTCGCCGCGCGGGCGCCGTTCGCCGTGCGGGTCGAGCCGGCCGCGGCGCGGCTCGGAACCACCCGCAACTTCGAGCGCGCCGTCGCGCTGTGCACGGGCGACGTCGTCTTCCTCGCCGATCAGGACGACGTCTGGCGCGAGGCGAAGGTCGAGCGCATGGCGGGCCTGCTCGAGGCGCGCGCCGAGGCGGGCGCCGTGCTCTGCAACGGCCGCGTCGTCGACGCGGCCGGCGCGCCGCTCGGCTACGACCTGTGGCGGGCGCTCGACTTCGACGCGCGCGAGCAGGCGGCGGTCGCGGCCGGGCGCGCGCACGAGGTCTTCGCGCGGCACGTCGTCGCGGCCGGCACGACGTTCGCGTTCCGCCGCCGCTACGCGCCCCTCGTCCTGCCCTTCCCCGACCTGCGCAGCGCGCACGACGCGTGGGTCGCGTTCCTCGTCGCGGCCGTCGCCGAGTTCGCGCTCCTGCCCGAGCCGCTGATCGACTACCGGCTCCACGACGCGAACCAGCTCGGCCTGCGGCGGATGGGCCTGCGCGAGCAGGTCGCGGCGGCGCGCCGCCAGGTCGCGACGCGCGCCTTCGACTACGCGGCGCGCTTCTTCGAGGAGGCGGGCGAGCGCCTGCGCTCGCCCGCGGCGGACGGGCTCGCCGTACGGCGCGGCGTGCTCGAGACCGTCGACGAGAAGGCGCTCCACTCGCGCGTGCGCGACGCGCTGCCCGCGGGCCTGCTCGCGCGCCTTCCCGCCGTCGTCGCCGAGGCGCGCAGCGGCCGCTACGAACGTTATGCCTTGGGCTGGAAGAGCGTCGCGCAGGATCTCTTCCTGCGCTGA
- a CDS encoding NUDIX hydrolase, protein MSDARGDGRPRWRRRATRVAFECPWFRVRVDDVALPGGEAITYNVVEHAGWAMVVPLLAAPDGRVVMERVYRWTLDEWVLECPSGGLDGDAPEDAARRELEEETGYVASALEHLGRFAASDGYTNERYDVFLARDVAPGGRVQREPTEQIEVELHELDALRRMALAGEIHDGPTALAVLLAAERVAKAGGGS, encoded by the coding sequence ATGAGCGACGCGCGCGGTGACGGCCGCCCCCGCTGGCGAAGACGCGCGACGCGCGTCGCCTTCGAGTGCCCGTGGTTCCGCGTGCGCGTCGACGACGTCGCGCTGCCCGGCGGCGAGGCGATCACCTACAACGTCGTCGAGCACGCGGGGTGGGCGATGGTCGTGCCGCTGCTCGCGGCGCCGGACGGCCGCGTCGTGATGGAGCGCGTCTACCGCTGGACCCTCGACGAGTGGGTGCTCGAGTGCCCGAGCGGCGGGCTCGACGGCGACGCGCCCGAGGACGCGGCGCGCCGCGAGCTCGAAGAGGAGACGGGCTACGTCGCGTCGGCGCTCGAGCACCTCGGGCGCTTCGCGGCGAGCGACGGCTACACGAACGAGCGCTACGACGTGTTCCTCGCGCGCGACGTCGCGCCGGGCGGCCGCGTGCAGCGCGAGCCGACGGAGCAGATCGAGGTCGAGCTGCACGAGCTCGACGCGCTCCGGCGGATGGCGCTCGCGGGCGAGATCCACGACGGGCCGACCGCGCTCGCGGTGCTGCTCGCAGCCGAGCGCGTCGCGAAGGCGGGGGGCGGCTCGTGA
- a CDS encoding class I SAM-dependent methyltransferase, with the protein MGLYSFYERRIFPHVLDRAMRRMGDLRDETLALAEGDVLEVGFGTGLNLRHYPPAVKRLSTVDPMTALPEKVAERVARAPFPVERHALAADGGLPFDDARFDTVTVTWTLCTIPDVAAALRDMRRVLRPGGHLLFIEHGRSDVASVARWQDRLNPIQNVVGCGCNLNRRIDALVSDAGFAIERLDRFVADGAPAIFATMYRGVATRG; encoded by the coding sequence ATGGGGCTCTACTCGTTCTACGAACGGCGCATCTTCCCGCACGTGCTCGACCGCGCGATGCGGCGCATGGGCGACCTGCGCGACGAGACGCTCGCGCTCGCCGAGGGCGACGTGCTCGAGGTCGGCTTCGGCACGGGCCTCAACCTGCGCCACTACCCGCCGGCCGTGAAGCGCCTGTCGACCGTCGACCCGATGACCGCGCTCCCGGAGAAGGTCGCCGAGCGCGTCGCGCGCGCGCCCTTCCCCGTCGAGCGCCACGCGCTCGCGGCCGACGGCGGCCTGCCGTTCGACGACGCGCGCTTCGACACGGTGACGGTGACGTGGACGCTGTGCACGATCCCCGACGTCGCCGCCGCGCTGCGCGACATGCGCCGCGTGCTCCGGCCGGGCGGACACCTGCTCTTCATCGAGCACGGACGCAGCGACGTCGCTTCGGTCGCGCGCTGGCAGGACCGACTCAACCCGATCCAGAACGTCGTCGGCTGCGGCTGCAACCTGAACCGCAGGATCGACGCGCTCGTGTCCGACGCGGGCTTCGCGATCGAGCGCCTCGACCGCTTCGTCGCCGACGGCGCGCCCGCGATCTTCGCGACGATGTACCGGGGGGTGGCGACGCGCGGATGA